One genomic segment of Gorilla gorilla gorilla isolate KB3781 chromosome 23, NHGRI_mGorGor1-v2.1_pri, whole genome shotgun sequence includes these proteins:
- the TRMT2A gene encoding tRNA (uracil-5-)-methyltransferase homolog A isoform X3: MSENLDNEGPKPMESCGQESSSALSCPTVSVPPAAPAALEDVEKEGAGAATGPGPQPGLYSYIRDDLFTSEIFKLELQNVPRHASFSDVRRFLGRFGLQPHKTKLFGQPPCAFVTFRSAAERDKALRVLHGALWKGRPLSVRLARPKADPMARRRRQEGESEPPVTRVADVVTPLWTVPYAEQLERKQLECEQVLQKLAKEIGSTNRALLPWLLEQRHKHNKACCPLEGVRPSPQQTEYRNKCEFLVGVGVDGEDNTVGCRLGKYKGGTCAVAAPFDTVHIPEATKQVVKAFQEFIRSTPYSAYDPETYTGHWKQLTVRTSRRRQAMAIAYFHPQKLSPEELAELKTSLAQHFTAGPGRASGVTCLYFVEEGQRKTPSQEGLPLEHVAGDRCIHEDLLGLTFRISPHAFFQKVKRVIGVELCPEAVEDARVNAQDNELSNVEFHCGRAEDLVPTLVSRLASQHLVAILDPPRAGLHSKVILAIRRAKNLRRLLYVSCNPRAAMGNFVDLCRAPSNRVKGIPFRPVKAVAVDLFPQTPHCEMLILFERVEHPNGTGVLEPHSPPAQPTPGPPDDTLQETGTFPSS, encoded by the exons ATGAGTGAGAACCTCGACAACGAG GGCCCGAAGCCCATGGAGAGCTGTGGCCAGGAGAGCAGCAGTGCCCTGAGCTGCCCTACAGTCTCGGTGCCCCCTGCAGCCCCGGCAGCcctggaggatgtggagaaagagggcGCTGGGGCGGCTACAGGGCCGGGGCCTCAGCCCGGGCTCTACAGCTACATCAGGGATGACTTGTTTACCTCTGAGATCTTCAAACTGGAGCTGCAGAACGTGCCTCGCCACGCCAGCTTCAGCGACGTCCGGCGCTTCCTGGGCCGCTTTGGTCTGCAGCCCCACAAAACCAAACTCTTTGGACAACCACCCTGCGCCTTTGTGACATTCCGCAGCGCTGCAGAGAGGGACAAGGCCCTGCGCGTTCTGCATGGTGCCCTCTGGAAAGGCCGCCCACTCAGTGTGCGCCTGGCCCGGCCCAAGGCCGACCCCATGGCCAGGAGGAGGCGACAGGAGGGTGAGAGTGAGCCACCAGTAACACGAGTGGCCGACGTGGTGACCCCTCTATGGACAGTGCCCTATGCTGAGCAGCTTGAGCGGAAGCAGCTGGAGTGCGAGCAGGTGCTGCAGAAACTTGCCAA GGAAATCGGGAGCACCAACCGTGCCTTGCTGCCCTGGCTGCTCGAGCAGAGGCACAAGCACAACAAGGCCTGCTGCCCGCTGGAGGGGGTCAGGCCATCACCCCAGCAG ACTGAGTATCGTAATAAGTGTGAGTTTCTGGTTGGCGTCGGGGTGGATGGGGAGGATAACACCGTGGGCTGTCGGCTCGGCAAGTACAAGGGCGGGACGTGTGCTGTGGCAGCCCCATTTGACACCGTGCACATCCCCGAAGCCACCAAGCAGGTGGTGAAGGCCTTCCAGGAGTTCATCCG GTCCACTCCATACTCGGCATACGACCCAGAGACGTACACAGGCCACTGGAAGCAGCTGACTGTGCGCACCAGCCGCCGCCGCCAGGCCATGGCCATTGCCTACTTCCACCCCCAG aagctgagccCTGAGGAGCTGGCAGAGCTGAAGACCTCCCTAGCGCAGCACTTCACAGCAGGGCCAGGCAGGGCCAGTGGAGTGACCTGCCTCTACTTTGTGGAGGAGGGACAGCG AAAGACTCCTAGCCAGGAGGGCCTGCCCCTGGAGCATGTGGCTGGGGACCGGTGCATCCACGAGGACCTGCTAGGGCTGACCTTCCGGATCTCTCCACACGCCTTCTTCCAG AAGGTAAAGAGGGTCATTGGGGTCGAGCTATGCCCAGAGGCTGTGGAGGACGCCCGGGTGAACGCCCAGGACAATG AGTTGAGTAATGTGGAGTTCCACTGCGGGAGGGCCGAGGACCTGGTGCCCACCCTGGTGAGCAGACTGGCCTCCCAGCACCTCGTGGCCATCCTGGACCCACCCCGTGCTGGCTTGC ATTCCAAGGTGATCCTGGCCATCCGGAGAGCTAAGAACCTCAGGCGGCTGCTGTACGTCTCATGCAACCCCCGGGCAGCCATGGGCAACTTTGTGGA CCTCTGCAGAGCCCCATCTAACCGGGTGAAGGGCATTCCCTTCCGGCCGGTCAAGGCTGTGGCAGTGGACCTGTTCCCGCAGACCCCGCACTGTGAGATGCTCATCCTGTTTGAGAGGGTGGAGCACCCCAATGGCACAGGGGTCTTGGAGCCCCACAGCCCTCCAGCTCAACCCACAccaggacccccagatgacacccTACAAGAAACTGGGACCTTCCCCTCATCCTAG
- the TRMT2A gene encoding tRNA (uracil-5-)-methyltransferase homolog A isoform X2: protein MSENLDNEGPKPMESCGQESSSALSCPTVSVPPAAPAALEDVEKEGAGAATGPGPQPGLYSYIRDDLFTSEIFKLELQNVPRHASFSDVRRFLGRFGLQPHKTKLFGQPPCAFVTFRSAAERDKALRVLHGALWKGRPLSVRLARPKADPMARRRRQEGESEPPVTRVADVVTPLWTVPYAEQLERKQLECEQVLQKLAKEIGSTNRALLPWLLEQRHKHNKACCPLEGVRPSPQQTEYRNKCEFLVGVGVDGEDNTVGCRLGKYKGGTCAVAAPFDTVHIPEATKQVVKAFQEFIRSTPYSAYDPETYTGHWKQLTVRTSRRRQAMAIAYFHPQKLSPEELAELKTSLAQHFTAGPGRASGVTCLYFVEEGQRKTPSQEGLPLEHVAGDRCIHEDLLGLTFRISPHAFFQVNTPAAEVLYTVIQDWAQLDAGSTVLDVCCGTGTIGLALARKVKRVIGVELCPEAVEDARVNAQDNELSNVEFHCGRAEDLVPTLVSRLASQHLVAILDPPRAGLHSKVILAIRRAKNLRRLLYVSCNPRAAMGNFVDLCRAPSNRVKGIPFRPVKAVAVDLFPQTPHCEMLILFERVEHPNGTGVLEPHSPPAQPTPGPPDDTLQETGTFPSS, encoded by the exons ATGAGTGAGAACCTCGACAACGAG GGCCCGAAGCCCATGGAGAGCTGTGGCCAGGAGAGCAGCAGTGCCCTGAGCTGCCCTACAGTCTCGGTGCCCCCTGCAGCCCCGGCAGCcctggaggatgtggagaaagagggcGCTGGGGCGGCTACAGGGCCGGGGCCTCAGCCCGGGCTCTACAGCTACATCAGGGATGACTTGTTTACCTCTGAGATCTTCAAACTGGAGCTGCAGAACGTGCCTCGCCACGCCAGCTTCAGCGACGTCCGGCGCTTCCTGGGCCGCTTTGGTCTGCAGCCCCACAAAACCAAACTCTTTGGACAACCACCCTGCGCCTTTGTGACATTCCGCAGCGCTGCAGAGAGGGACAAGGCCCTGCGCGTTCTGCATGGTGCCCTCTGGAAAGGCCGCCCACTCAGTGTGCGCCTGGCCCGGCCCAAGGCCGACCCCATGGCCAGGAGGAGGCGACAGGAGGGTGAGAGTGAGCCACCAGTAACACGAGTGGCCGACGTGGTGACCCCTCTATGGACAGTGCCCTATGCTGAGCAGCTTGAGCGGAAGCAGCTGGAGTGCGAGCAGGTGCTGCAGAAACTTGCCAA GGAAATCGGGAGCACCAACCGTGCCTTGCTGCCCTGGCTGCTCGAGCAGAGGCACAAGCACAACAAGGCCTGCTGCCCGCTGGAGGGGGTCAGGCCATCACCCCAGCAG ACTGAGTATCGTAATAAGTGTGAGTTTCTGGTTGGCGTCGGGGTGGATGGGGAGGATAACACCGTGGGCTGTCGGCTCGGCAAGTACAAGGGCGGGACGTGTGCTGTGGCAGCCCCATTTGACACCGTGCACATCCCCGAAGCCACCAAGCAGGTGGTGAAGGCCTTCCAGGAGTTCATCCG GTCCACTCCATACTCGGCATACGACCCAGAGACGTACACAGGCCACTGGAAGCAGCTGACTGTGCGCACCAGCCGCCGCCGCCAGGCCATGGCCATTGCCTACTTCCACCCCCAG aagctgagccCTGAGGAGCTGGCAGAGCTGAAGACCTCCCTAGCGCAGCACTTCACAGCAGGGCCAGGCAGGGCCAGTGGAGTGACCTGCCTCTACTTTGTGGAGGAGGGACAGCG AAAGACTCCTAGCCAGGAGGGCCTGCCCCTGGAGCATGTGGCTGGGGACCGGTGCATCCACGAGGACCTGCTAGGGCTGACCTTCCGGATCTCTCCACACGCCTTCTTCCAG GTGAACACACCCGCAGCCGAGGTGCTCTACACAGTCATCCAGGACTGGGCCCAACTGGATGCGGGGAGCACGGTGCTGGACGTGTGCTGTGGCACCGGCACCATTGGCCTGGCCCTGGCCCGG AAGGTAAAGAGGGTCATTGGGGTCGAGCTATGCCCAGAGGCTGTGGAGGACGCCCGGGTGAACGCCCAGGACAATG AGTTGAGTAATGTGGAGTTCCACTGCGGGAGGGCCGAGGACCTGGTGCCCACCCTGGTGAGCAGACTGGCCTCCCAGCACCTCGTGGCCATCCTGGACCCACCCCGTGCTGGCTTGC ATTCCAAGGTGATCCTGGCCATCCGGAGAGCTAAGAACCTCAGGCGGCTGCTGTACGTCTCATGCAACCCCCGGGCAGCCATGGGCAACTTTGTGGA CCTCTGCAGAGCCCCATCTAACCGGGTGAAGGGCATTCCCTTCCGGCCGGTCAAGGCTGTGGCAGTGGACCTGTTCCCGCAGACCCCGCACTGTGAGATGCTCATCCTGTTTGAGAGGGTGGAGCACCCCAATGGCACAGGGGTCTTGGAGCCCCACAGCCCTCCAGCTCAACCCACAccaggacccccagatgacacccTACAAGAAACTGGGACCTTCCCCTCATCCTAG
- the TRMT2A gene encoding tRNA (uracil-5-)-methyltransferase homolog A isoform X1 produces the protein MSENLDNEGPKPMESCGQESSSALSCPTVSVPPAAPAALEDVEKEGAGAATGPGPQPGLYSYIRDDLFTSEIFKLELQNVPRHASFSDVRRFLGRFGLQPHKTKLFGQPPCAFVTFRSAAERDKALRVLHGALWKGRPLSVRLARPKADPMARRRRQEGESEPPVTRVADVVTPLWTVPYAEQLERKQLECEQVLQKLAKEIGSTNRALLPWLLEQRHKHNKACCPLEGVRPSPQQTEYRNKCEFLVGVGVDGEDNTVGCRLGKYKGGTCAVAAPFDTVHIPEATKQVVKAFQEFIRSTPYSAYDPETYTGHWKQLTVRTSRRRQAMAIAYFHPQKLSPEELAELKTSLAQHFTAGPGRASGVTCLYFVEEGQRKTPSQEGLPLEHVAGDRCIHEDLLGLTFRISPHAFFQVNTPAAEVLYTVIQDWAQLDAGSTVLDVCCGTGTIGLALARGPMYSPPWVGRHHAFLFQKVKRVIGVELCPEAVEDARVNAQDNELSNVEFHCGRAEDLVPTLVSRLASQHLVAILDPPRAGLHSKVILAIRRAKNLRRLLYVSCNPRAAMGNFVDLCRAPSNRVKGIPFRPVKAVAVDLFPQTPHCEMLILFERVEHPNGTGVLEPHSPPAQPTPGPPDDTLQETGTFPSS, from the exons ATGAGTGAGAACCTCGACAACGAG GGCCCGAAGCCCATGGAGAGCTGTGGCCAGGAGAGCAGCAGTGCCCTGAGCTGCCCTACAGTCTCGGTGCCCCCTGCAGCCCCGGCAGCcctggaggatgtggagaaagagggcGCTGGGGCGGCTACAGGGCCGGGGCCTCAGCCCGGGCTCTACAGCTACATCAGGGATGACTTGTTTACCTCTGAGATCTTCAAACTGGAGCTGCAGAACGTGCCTCGCCACGCCAGCTTCAGCGACGTCCGGCGCTTCCTGGGCCGCTTTGGTCTGCAGCCCCACAAAACCAAACTCTTTGGACAACCACCCTGCGCCTTTGTGACATTCCGCAGCGCTGCAGAGAGGGACAAGGCCCTGCGCGTTCTGCATGGTGCCCTCTGGAAAGGCCGCCCACTCAGTGTGCGCCTGGCCCGGCCCAAGGCCGACCCCATGGCCAGGAGGAGGCGACAGGAGGGTGAGAGTGAGCCACCAGTAACACGAGTGGCCGACGTGGTGACCCCTCTATGGACAGTGCCCTATGCTGAGCAGCTTGAGCGGAAGCAGCTGGAGTGCGAGCAGGTGCTGCAGAAACTTGCCAA GGAAATCGGGAGCACCAACCGTGCCTTGCTGCCCTGGCTGCTCGAGCAGAGGCACAAGCACAACAAGGCCTGCTGCCCGCTGGAGGGGGTCAGGCCATCACCCCAGCAG ACTGAGTATCGTAATAAGTGTGAGTTTCTGGTTGGCGTCGGGGTGGATGGGGAGGATAACACCGTGGGCTGTCGGCTCGGCAAGTACAAGGGCGGGACGTGTGCTGTGGCAGCCCCATTTGACACCGTGCACATCCCCGAAGCCACCAAGCAGGTGGTGAAGGCCTTCCAGGAGTTCATCCG GTCCACTCCATACTCGGCATACGACCCAGAGACGTACACAGGCCACTGGAAGCAGCTGACTGTGCGCACCAGCCGCCGCCGCCAGGCCATGGCCATTGCCTACTTCCACCCCCAG aagctgagccCTGAGGAGCTGGCAGAGCTGAAGACCTCCCTAGCGCAGCACTTCACAGCAGGGCCAGGCAGGGCCAGTGGAGTGACCTGCCTCTACTTTGTGGAGGAGGGACAGCG AAAGACTCCTAGCCAGGAGGGCCTGCCCCTGGAGCATGTGGCTGGGGACCGGTGCATCCACGAGGACCTGCTAGGGCTGACCTTCCGGATCTCTCCACACGCCTTCTTCCAG GTGAACACACCCGCAGCCGAGGTGCTCTACACAGTCATCCAGGACTGGGCCCAACTGGATGCGGGGAGCACGGTGCTGGACGTGTGCTGTGGCACCGGCACCATTGGCCTGGCCCTGGCCCGG GGCCCCATGTACTCCCCTCCCTGGGTGGGGCGACACCACGCTTTCCTGTTTCAGAAGGTAAAGAGGGTCATTGGGGTCGAGCTATGCCCAGAGGCTGTGGAGGACGCCCGGGTGAACGCCCAGGACAATG AGTTGAGTAATGTGGAGTTCCACTGCGGGAGGGCCGAGGACCTGGTGCCCACCCTGGTGAGCAGACTGGCCTCCCAGCACCTCGTGGCCATCCTGGACCCACCCCGTGCTGGCTTGC ATTCCAAGGTGATCCTGGCCATCCGGAGAGCTAAGAACCTCAGGCGGCTGCTGTACGTCTCATGCAACCCCCGGGCAGCCATGGGCAACTTTGTGGA CCTCTGCAGAGCCCCATCTAACCGGGTGAAGGGCATTCCCTTCCGGCCGGTCAAGGCTGTGGCAGTGGACCTGTTCCCGCAGACCCCGCACTGTGAGATGCTCATCCTGTTTGAGAGGGTGGAGCACCCCAATGGCACAGGGGTCTTGGAGCCCCACAGCCCTCCAGCTCAACCCACAccaggacccccagatgacacccTACAAGAAACTGGGACCTTCCCCTCATCCTAG